From Sinorhizobium sp. RAC02, a single genomic window includes:
- a CDS encoding ABC transporter permease: MTPSPSATLGKLLTGRGSRQGLWLLPLLITVAMILWLAATTSQFSQWSNLANLVAQGMPLLITAVGQMFVVLVGGLDLSIGSVVSFTTAILALDLPTGITIPGVFIFAALIGATNGYCVTRLNVHPIVATLATQYVVLGITRVLRPVSGGSVPEVVRWAVDGSVAGIPFPVFWGIVTILIAWKLLYGSRYGLHLFAIGGGVASGSTDAARNFGIPASRNILLAYVVCSLFAALAGVFLAGRIVSGDPNVGLFMELDAITAVAIGGTQLSGGVGSLHGTIVGVAVLALLSNGMNLLNITPFVQTAIKGILLMAVVALQSRKKIGL; this comes from the coding sequence ATGACACCTTCCCCTTCCGCCACTCTGGGCAAACTTCTCACCGGCCGCGGCAGCCGGCAGGGCCTTTGGCTACTGCCGCTTCTCATCACCGTCGCCATGATCCTCTGGCTGGCGGCAACGACCAGCCAGTTCAGCCAATGGAGCAATCTTGCCAACCTCGTTGCCCAGGGCATGCCGCTCCTCATCACGGCGGTCGGGCAGATGTTCGTCGTGCTGGTTGGCGGGCTGGATCTCTCCATCGGCTCCGTCGTCAGCTTCACGACGGCCATTCTGGCGCTCGACCTGCCGACCGGCATCACCATTCCCGGCGTCTTCATCTTCGCCGCGCTGATCGGCGCCACCAACGGCTACTGCGTCACGCGGCTCAATGTGCATCCGATCGTCGCGACGCTTGCCACGCAATATGTCGTGCTAGGCATCACCCGCGTGCTGCGGCCGGTATCGGGCGGGTCCGTGCCGGAGGTCGTGCGCTGGGCGGTGGACGGCTCGGTGGCTGGCATTCCATTTCCGGTCTTCTGGGGTATTGTGACGATCCTGATCGCCTGGAAGCTGCTCTACGGTTCGCGCTACGGGTTGCATCTCTTTGCCATCGGCGGCGGCGTTGCATCCGGTTCGACCGATGCCGCGCGCAATTTCGGCATCCCCGCCAGCCGCAACATTCTCCTGGCCTATGTGGTCTGCTCGTTGTTTGCCGCGCTGGCCGGCGTCTTCCTGGCCGGGCGCATCGTCTCGGGCGATCCGAATGTCGGCCTGTTCATGGAACTCGATGCGATCACGGCGGTGGCGATCGGCGGCACGCAACTGTCCGGCGGCGTCGGCAGCCTGCATGGCACGATCGTCGGGGTTGCGGTGCTGGCGCTCCTCTCCAACGGCATGAACCTGCTCAACATTACGCCTTTCGTGCAAACGGCAATCAAGGGCATTCTGCTGATGGCCGTCGTGGCGCTTCAGTCGCGCAAGAAGATCGGACTCTGA
- a CDS encoding sugar ABC transporter ATP-binding protein translates to MTHLIEMSGISKAFGGSAALRNVSLALAPGTVHALMGENGAGKSTLMKILAGVHQPDSGEIRRAGRTVSFANPRAALAAGISTVFQELSLLPNMTIAENLFLGREPIGRFGGIDRRRMREETKGALARLGLTLDPDTLVSELSIAERQFVEIAHGIDADADIFILDEPTAALNAADVEVLNRHIRALRDEGKAVVYISHRMDEIFAICDVVTVLKDGQLVGTRPLTDITPSALIAMMVGRELEALFPERSDAAGEPALSISGLRLEPDARPFSLVVRKGEIVGLAGLEGQGQQKALRALVGQFAPVEGTFSRRGETMRLPVPKESGVRRWQARGGAFVPEDRKDEGLFLGHSVGQNIAMALHGGRSAIRPAKRYRDVIVQTMQRLGVKATGPAAIVGALSGGNQQKVLLGRYLATDADLLLIEEPTRGVDVGAKAEIYRILRDFAKAGGAVLVLSRETLELIGLCDRLYVIHGNTIVSEMQAGEATEHGILDAALST, encoded by the coding sequence GTGACGCATCTCATTGAAATGTCCGGAATATCCAAGGCGTTCGGCGGAAGTGCTGCGCTCAGGAACGTGTCGCTGGCGCTCGCACCCGGCACGGTGCATGCCCTGATGGGCGAGAACGGCGCCGGGAAATCGACGCTAATGAAAATTCTTGCCGGCGTGCACCAGCCGGACAGTGGCGAAATCCGGCGCGCCGGCCGAACGGTCAGTTTCGCCAATCCGCGCGCAGCCCTAGCCGCCGGCATATCCACGGTGTTTCAGGAACTCTCGCTGCTGCCCAACATGACGATTGCGGAAAACCTGTTTCTCGGCCGCGAGCCCATTGGCCGTTTCGGCGGCATCGACCGGCGGCGGATGCGCGAGGAGACGAAGGGAGCGCTTGCCCGCCTCGGCCTCACCCTCGATCCGGATACATTGGTGTCGGAACTTTCCATCGCCGAACGGCAGTTCGTCGAGATCGCCCACGGCATCGATGCGGACGCCGACATCTTCATCCTCGACGAACCGACCGCCGCGCTCAACGCGGCGGATGTCGAGGTGCTCAACCGCCACATCCGTGCGCTGCGCGACGAAGGCAAGGCCGTGGTCTACATCTCCCACCGCATGGACGAGATTTTTGCGATCTGCGACGTGGTGACGGTGCTGAAGGACGGCCAGCTGGTCGGCACGCGACCGCTCACGGACATCACACCATCCGCCTTGATCGCGATGATGGTCGGGCGTGAACTGGAAGCCCTTTTCCCCGAACGCAGCGATGCGGCCGGAGAACCGGCCCTGTCGATTTCGGGGTTACGGCTGGAGCCGGATGCAAGGCCGTTTTCGCTTGTCGTTCGCAAGGGCGAGATCGTCGGGCTCGCGGGGCTCGAAGGGCAGGGGCAGCAAAAGGCGCTGCGTGCGCTGGTCGGGCAATTCGCGCCGGTCGAAGGGACATTTTCCCGTCGGGGCGAAACCATGCGCCTTCCGGTGCCGAAGGAAAGCGGCGTGCGGCGATGGCAGGCTCGCGGCGGCGCCTTCGTGCCGGAGGATCGCAAGGACGAAGGATTGTTCCTCGGTCATTCGGTCGGCCAGAACATTGCCATGGCGCTCCATGGCGGACGATCCGCAATACGGCCGGCGAAGCGCTATCGTGATGTGATCGTGCAGACGATGCAGCGATTGGGCGTAAAGGCAACGGGTCCGGCCGCGATAGTCGGTGCGCTCTCCGGCGGCAACCAGCAGAAAGTGCTGCTCGGCCGCTATCTTGCGACCGACGCCGATCTCCTCCTCATCGAGGAGCCGACGCGCGGCGTGGATGTTGGCGCCAAGGCGGAAATCTACCGCATCCTGCGGGATTTCGCCAAGGCGGGCGGCGCGGTGCTGGTGCTCTCCCGCGAGACGCTGGAGCTGATCGGCCTTTGCGACCGCCTCTATGTCATCCACGGCAACACCATCGTGTCCGAAATGCAGGCCGGCGAAGCGACCGAGCACGGCATTCTTGACGCAGCTCTCAGCACATGA
- a CDS encoding ABC transporter substrate-binding protein, whose amino-acid sequence MSSIIRKIGITALLAGVVFAHGSLAQEVPLLDGVTTRAENNPSVEEGKYKKDAPWVIGMSSFGVNANTWTVQVAHEAQAAADRDKRITKFVLLDAGFDQKKQVADIEDLIAQKVDAIIVQPVTSTSANASIEKAVEAGIPVVLHTGRIESDAYTTEIQGGAEHFGKVMGDFLVKELGGQGNIWVLRGLAGHPEDTNRYNGLKQSLEGTGIKITAEEHGDWQYDKAKKVCETLYLNDPNVAGIWSSGADMTRACVDVFKQFGATIPPISGEGNNGFFGQWIADNFKSISSEYSPAQGAAGIRAAVALLEGKALKKHYDYNPPGWDLEKVKKYYRDDLSANVWWPSELSEEQLKQFYAKQ is encoded by the coding sequence ATGAGCAGCATCATCAGGAAAATCGGTATCACGGCCCTATTGGCCGGCGTGGTCTTTGCCCATGGCAGTCTGGCGCAGGAAGTGCCCCTGCTCGACGGCGTGACGACGCGGGCAGAAAACAACCCAAGCGTCGAAGAGGGCAAATACAAAAAGGATGCCCCCTGGGTCATCGGCATGAGCAGCTTCGGCGTCAATGCAAATACCTGGACGGTGCAGGTGGCGCACGAAGCGCAGGCCGCAGCCGACCGCGACAAGCGTATCACCAAGTTCGTTCTGCTCGATGCCGGCTTCGATCAGAAGAAGCAGGTCGCCGATATCGAGGACCTGATCGCCCAGAAGGTGGATGCGATCATCGTCCAGCCGGTCACCTCAACCTCGGCCAATGCCAGCATCGAGAAGGCCGTAGAGGCGGGCATTCCGGTCGTGCTTCACACCGGCCGCATCGAATCCGACGCCTACACGACGGAAATCCAGGGCGGCGCCGAGCATTTCGGCAAGGTGATGGGTGACTTCCTCGTCAAGGAACTCGGCGGACAGGGGAATATCTGGGTGCTGCGCGGCCTGGCAGGCCACCCGGAAGACACCAACCGCTACAACGGCCTCAAGCAATCGCTCGAAGGCACCGGGATCAAGATCACCGCCGAGGAACATGGCGACTGGCAATACGACAAGGCCAAGAAGGTCTGCGAGACGCTCTATCTCAACGATCCGAATGTCGCCGGCATCTGGTCGTCCGGCGCGGACATGACGCGCGCCTGCGTCGACGTGTTCAAGCAGTTCGGCGCCACGATCCCGCCGATTTCCGGCGAGGGCAACAACGGTTTCTTCGGCCAGTGGATCGCCGACAATTTCAAGTCGATCTCGTCGGAATACAGCCCTGCCCAGGGAGCCGCGGGCATCCGCGCCGCCGTCGCACTGCTGGAAGGCAAGGCCCTCAAGAAGCACTACGACTACAACCCGCCGGGCTGGGACCTCGAAAAGGTCAAGAAATACTACCGCGACGATCTTTCGGCCAATGTCTGGTGGCCGTCGGAACTCTCCGAAGAGCAGCTCAAGCAGTTCTACGCCAAGCAGTAG
- a CDS encoding SGNH/GDSL hydrolase family protein has translation MRRTVLCFGDSNTYGQIPGRGPLERYRREERWAGVLEGTLGAGWQIIEEGLSGRTTVHDDPIEGALKNGRTYLRPCLQSHAPLDLIIIMLGTNDLKRRFNMPPSEVAMGIGCLVHDIRELSPGPAGHDPEIMIVAPPPMLDDLREWEAIFSGAQEKSRKLALEFEIMADSLEVHFFDAGTACQCSPADGFHIDGEAHRRLGEALAQEVLAIGWPDA, from the coding sequence GTGAGACGGACCGTTCTATGCTTCGGGGACTCGAACACCTACGGCCAGATTCCAGGTCGCGGGCCGCTTGAGCGTTATCGCCGCGAAGAGCGCTGGGCCGGCGTGCTGGAAGGCACGCTCGGTGCCGGCTGGCAGATCATCGAAGAGGGTCTCAGCGGCCGCACGACGGTGCATGACGACCCGATCGAAGGGGCACTGAAGAACGGCCGGACCTATCTGCGCCCCTGCCTGCAAAGCCATGCGCCGCTCGATCTGATCATCATCATGCTGGGAACCAACGACCTGAAGCGGCGGTTCAACATGCCGCCCTCGGAGGTCGCCATGGGGATCGGCTGCCTCGTGCACGATATCCGGGAGCTTTCGCCCGGGCCGGCCGGCCATGATCCCGAGATCATGATCGTGGCGCCGCCGCCGATGCTCGACGACCTGCGGGAATGGGAGGCGATCTTCTCCGGCGCGCAGGAAAAATCCCGCAAGCTGGCGCTCGAATTCGAAATCATGGCGGATTCGTTGGAGGTGCATTTCTTCGATGCGGGCACAGCCTGCCAATGCTCGCCGGCGGATGGTTTCCATATCGACGGGGAGGCGCACCGTCGTCTCGGCGAGGCGCTGGCGCAGGAAGTGCTGGCAATCGGGTGGCCAGATGCATAG
- a CDS encoding ROK family transcriptional regulator, which produces MRFAPPNPLRIADRASGLNSLSVRSYNERLVLSLLLQNEATTRLEIGEKTGLSAQTISVIVRSLEQEGLVMRGEAQKGRVGPPTTPIMLNPEGAYSVGVSVGYRNSHIVVVDFIGNVQHQHVMPHRAAGVFDASEGLALEIRNAIASLSDSRRGRIAGIGLALPTPPLEAGPDHAILHRFMEAELGLPVFVQNDITAAAGGESLFGAARQLQDFLFFYLGARLHSRLVLNHQIYNGNSPLSEDVGMLALERTLPAGDAAVEKLWTPSQAWPPMGPAFDAWQQACAQSLVRSVRSLLHFIELKTVVLSSFIPVAACEALCDLIHREIPTIDAVVGKTSAAPKAIGAASLPFSSRFMVN; this is translated from the coding sequence ATGCGATTTGCGCCCCCCAATCCGCTTCGCATCGCCGACCGCGCGAGCGGCCTCAATTCGCTGAGCGTGCGCAGCTACAACGAGCGTCTTGTGCTCTCGCTGCTTCTGCAGAACGAGGCGACGACGCGACTTGAAATCGGCGAGAAGACCGGCCTTTCGGCCCAGACGATTTCGGTGATCGTGCGCTCGCTCGAACAGGAAGGGCTCGTCATGCGTGGCGAGGCGCAGAAGGGCCGCGTCGGGCCGCCGACGACGCCCATCATGCTCAACCCGGAGGGGGCCTACTCCGTCGGCGTCAGCGTTGGCTATCGCAACAGCCATATCGTCGTCGTCGACTTCATCGGCAATGTACAACACCAGCATGTGATGCCGCACAGGGCCGCCGGCGTCTTCGACGCGTCGGAGGGACTGGCACTGGAAATCCGCAATGCCATTGCCAGCCTTTCAGACAGCCGGCGGGGACGCATTGCGGGCATCGGGCTGGCGCTGCCGACACCACCGCTCGAGGCCGGCCCGGACCACGCTATCCTGCACCGGTTTATGGAGGCCGAGCTTGGCCTTCCGGTCTTCGTGCAGAACGACATCACCGCCGCAGCCGGCGGCGAAAGCCTGTTCGGTGCCGCGCGGCAGTTGCAGGATTTCCTGTTCTTCTATCTCGGCGCCCGCCTGCACAGCCGCCTCGTGCTCAATCACCAGATCTACAACGGCAATTCGCCGCTGAGCGAAGATGTCGGCATGCTCGCGCTCGAACGCACCCTGCCAGCCGGCGATGCGGCGGTGGAAAAGCTTTGGACGCCATCCCAGGCCTGGCCGCCGATGGGACCAGCCTTTGACGCCTGGCAGCAGGCCTGCGCGCAAAGCCTCGTCCGATCGGTCCGGTCGCTTCTGCATTTCATCGAATTGAAGACCGTCGTGCTCTCCTCGTTCATTCCCGTCGCGGCCTGCGAAGCGCTCTGCGATCTCATCCACCGGGAAATCCCCACCATCGATGCGGTGGTCGGCAAGACATCCGCCGCGCCAAAGGCGATCGGGGCAGCAAGCCTGCCGTTCAGTTCGCGCTTCATGGTGAACTAG
- a CDS encoding RHE_PE00001 family protein: MNSMRYDLSKLPLHSLLPRICGATAALARLDERLAHSPVGEGWIERMHFTDACASLWIDGELVHLEDLVLHDDGHDIRTPTHELTIARDVLRTRRRIVLQPPDWALGIESIRSLRGLGGADPIGDRQKASAPLAGDEPVARAKEGEPDMSDPLARELAAIDAVLARSEAVLSGASVPPRRGGREKDPLVYDLDWDEDARLEEWRVAVDESRELPPALRAVLLLDAWNTLQVLQHAPWLGRLLAAACLREAGLTTGANLAALNLGLKTIRREQRVHRDRDTRLAAYLDGVTAAVTIGMKEHDRLILARQMMERRLVDRRTSSRLPDLIDLVLSRPMVSTGMVARALGVTPRAALRIVEELKLRELTGRGRFRAWGVL; the protein is encoded by the coding sequence ATGAATTCAATGCGTTATGATCTTTCAAAATTGCCGCTGCACAGCCTGTTACCCCGCATCTGCGGCGCGACGGCTGCATTGGCGCGCCTCGACGAGCGCCTCGCCCATTCGCCGGTTGGCGAGGGCTGGATCGAGCGCATGCATTTCACCGATGCCTGTGCCTCGCTATGGATAGACGGTGAACTTGTTCATCTCGAGGATCTTGTGCTGCACGATGACGGCCACGATATCCGCACGCCGACCCACGAACTCACAATCGCCCGCGATGTATTACGCACACGCCGGCGCATTGTCTTGCAGCCGCCGGATTGGGCGCTCGGCATCGAAAGCATACGCAGCCTGCGCGGCTTAGGTGGTGCTGACCCGATAGGGGATAGGCAGAAGGCATCTGCGCCTCTTGCCGGCGATGAACCCGTGGCTCGGGCGAAGGAAGGGGAACCGGACATGTCCGATCCCCTGGCGAGGGAACTCGCGGCGATCGATGCAGTGCTGGCACGATCAGAGGCCGTCTTGTCGGGCGCCAGCGTTCCGCCGCGACGGGGTGGCCGGGAAAAGGACCCTCTCGTCTACGATCTTGATTGGGACGAGGATGCACGGCTGGAGGAATGGCGCGTTGCCGTCGATGAAAGCAGGGAATTGCCCCCGGCCCTGCGCGCCGTATTGCTGCTCGATGCCTGGAATACCCTGCAGGTCCTGCAGCATGCTCCATGGCTGGGGCGCCTTCTCGCGGCAGCCTGCCTGCGCGAAGCGGGGCTCACAACGGGGGCGAATCTTGCAGCCCTCAATCTCGGCCTGAAGACCATCCGGCGCGAACAGCGTGTGCACCGCGACCGGGATACCCGCCTTGCCGCTTATCTCGATGGGGTGACGGCCGCGGTGACTATCGGCATGAAAGAGCATGATCGCCTGATCCTCGCGCGTCAGATGATGGAGCGTCGCCTTGTTGATCGTCGGACATCCTCACGGTTGCCGGACCTGATCGATCTCGTACTTTCCCGCCCGATGGTGTCGACAGGCATGGTCGCGAGGGCGCTCGGCGTGACACCACGGGCAGCGCTGCGGATTGTGGAGGAACTCAAGCTGCGGGAGTTGACGGGCAGAGGGCGTTTTCGCGCGTGGGGCGTCTTGTAA
- a CDS encoding LLM class flavin-dependent oxidoreductase, with the protein MKKIGFLSFGHWTPSPQSQTRSAGDTLLQSIDLAVAAEELGADGAYFRVHHFAHQLASPFPLLAAIGARTKRIEIGTAVIDMRYENPLYMAEDAGAADLISGGRLQLGVSRGSPEQVIDGWRYFGFEPQDGMSDADMGRRHAEVFLDILKGEGFAQPNPRPMFPNPPGLLRLEPHSEGLRERIWWGASSNATAVWAAKHGMNLQSSTLKNDETGEPFHVQQAAQIRAYREAWKEAGHSRTPRVSVSRSIFALVDDRDRAYFGRGGKEEDSVGFIDDKTRAIFGRAYAGEPEELIKQLAEDEAIKEADTLLLTVPNQLGVEYNAHVIEAILKHVAPALGWR; encoded by the coding sequence ATGAAGAAAATCGGCTTCCTGTCCTTCGGACACTGGACCCCCTCCCCTCAATCGCAAACCCGCTCGGCGGGTGACACCTTGCTGCAGTCGATCGACCTTGCCGTCGCGGCGGAAGAGCTTGGCGCTGACGGGGCCTACTTCCGGGTACACCACTTTGCGCACCAGCTCGCTTCCCCGTTTCCGTTGCTGGCAGCCATAGGCGCCAGGACGAAGAGGATCGAGATCGGCACGGCCGTTATCGACATGCGCTATGAAAACCCGCTCTACATGGCAGAGGACGCCGGTGCCGCCGATCTCATCTCCGGCGGACGTCTACAGCTTGGCGTCAGCCGCGGCTCGCCCGAGCAGGTCATCGATGGTTGGCGCTATTTCGGTTTTGAGCCGCAGGACGGCATGAGCGACGCCGACATGGGCCGCCGCCACGCCGAAGTGTTTCTCGATATCCTGAAGGGCGAAGGTTTTGCGCAACCGAACCCGCGGCCGATGTTTCCCAATCCGCCCGGCCTTTTGCGCCTCGAGCCCCATTCGGAAGGCCTGCGTGAGCGCATCTGGTGGGGTGCAAGCTCAAACGCCACCGCCGTCTGGGCGGCAAAACACGGCATGAACCTGCAAAGTTCGACCTTGAAGAACGATGAGACGGGCGAACCCTTCCACGTCCAGCAGGCGGCGCAGATCCGCGCTTATCGCGAGGCCTGGAAGGAAGCTGGCCACAGCCGCACGCCGCGTGTTTCCGTGAGCCGCAGCATTTTCGCGCTCGTCGACGACCGGGACCGCGCCTATTTCGGCCGCGGCGGGAAGGAAGAGGATTCGGTCGGCTTCATCGACGATAAGACCCGGGCGATCTTCGGCCGCGCCTATGCAGGCGAACCGGAAGAACTCATCAAGCAGCTTGCCGAGGATGAGGCGATCAAGGAAGCGGACACGCTCCTGCTCACCGTACCGAACCAGCTGGGCGTCGAATACAACGCCCACGTGATCGAGGCGATCCTGAAGCATGTCGCACCGGCCCTGGGGTGGCGCTAG
- a CDS encoding TonB-dependent siderophore receptor, whose translation MRKMKTKPKRERQFRLALACGTATIALLAPFAAIAQDASKPTVLQEIRVEGADSNTGVEPVRGVVAKSTRTGSKTATALNEIPQSVTVVVRQQIDDQSPQKIDEALRYVAGVNPSTYGTDSDTDWLFIRGFQADQTGMFLDGLSLFQTGFGTFLVDPFFLERIEVIKGPSSALYGGASPGGFVNFVSKRPTDEPLRYVETGINSFGNGYLGLDFGDKLGDNDAVNYRLTGKISGGGWETDKSDDFRGTIAPSITWKPDEDTSLTILSSYQNVDLTHTSTGFLPYEGTVVDRDGVGRIPRDLFYGDESRDVYERQQAMIGYEFEHTFDNNWTVRQNLRYASVSLKEDALYANGWSSTDPTKLARYRFAHDTDVGIFTVDNQLEGEFATGPLDHTLLLGLDYRHYSLDHTQAVGFRTDDGLDLDPLNPVYGGVDIPGLNNPYLDQDLKRDQLGIYAQDQIKFGDGWIATLNARYDYVSTDLDDRIPPIPPITKSNSADSEEGEFTWRAALAYEFANGLTPYASYSTSYNPTTTTDPDDGLLPSETGKQWEIGVKYEPGFMDALITAAYFDITRENVANTEWDGKVTQAYAVGEVTSRGFETAIQANIASGWKAIGSLTYLDMEITDDHNKALIGKTPIQVPDLTTSLWLNYSFQDGTLEGLSVAAGVRHVGKSWADDANTFRVPAATLVDAAISFKKDNWAVALNASNLFDKDYVASCKGANACAYGAGRTFMLKASTSW comes from the coding sequence ATGCGTAAAATGAAGACAAAGCCGAAGAGAGAACGGCAGTTCAGGCTGGCGCTGGCGTGCGGTACGGCCACCATCGCCTTGCTGGCGCCGTTTGCCGCGATCGCCCAGGATGCGAGCAAGCCGACCGTGCTGCAGGAAATCCGCGTCGAAGGGGCTGACTCGAACACCGGCGTCGAACCGGTGCGCGGCGTAGTGGCGAAATCCACGCGGACCGGCAGCAAGACCGCGACGGCTCTCAATGAGATCCCCCAGTCGGTGACGGTTGTCGTTCGCCAGCAGATCGACGATCAGAGCCCACAGAAGATCGACGAGGCCCTGCGTTATGTTGCAGGCGTGAACCCGTCGACCTACGGCACGGATTCCGACACCGATTGGCTCTTCATCCGTGGCTTCCAGGCCGACCAGACCGGTATGTTCCTTGATGGGCTCTCCTTGTTCCAGACAGGCTTCGGCACGTTCCTGGTCGATCCCTTCTTCCTCGAGCGGATCGAGGTCATCAAGGGCCCGAGCTCAGCGCTCTATGGCGGCGCCAGCCCAGGTGGCTTCGTCAATTTTGTCAGCAAGCGGCCGACGGACGAGCCGCTACGCTACGTCGAGACCGGCATCAACAGCTTCGGCAACGGCTATCTTGGGCTGGATTTCGGAGACAAGCTCGGCGACAACGATGCCGTGAACTATCGACTGACCGGAAAGATTTCCGGTGGCGGCTGGGAAACCGACAAGTCGGACGATTTCCGCGGCACGATCGCGCCCAGCATTACATGGAAGCCGGACGAGGACACAAGCCTTACCATTCTCAGCTCGTATCAGAACGTCGACCTGACGCATACCAGCACGGGCTTCCTGCCGTATGAAGGTACGGTCGTAGACAGGGATGGCGTCGGCCGCATCCCACGTGATCTGTTCTATGGTGACGAGAGCCGTGACGTCTACGAGCGTCAACAGGCGATGATCGGCTACGAGTTCGAACATACGTTCGACAACAACTGGACGGTTCGCCAGAACCTGCGTTACGCGAGCGTCTCTCTCAAGGAAGATGCTCTGTACGCTAACGGGTGGTCGTCAACCGACCCGACGAAGCTAGCGCGCTACCGGTTTGCGCATGATACTGACGTCGGCATCTTCACAGTCGACAATCAGCTTGAAGGTGAATTTGCCACCGGGCCTCTTGATCACACTCTGCTGCTTGGATTGGACTATCGCCATTATTCACTCGATCACACACAGGCTGTTGGATTTAGGACGGACGATGGTTTGGACCTAGACCCCCTTAACCCGGTTTACGGAGGGGTTGACATACCGGGGCTCAACAACCCCTACCTTGACCAGGATTTGAAGCGGGATCAGCTTGGGATTTATGCGCAGGATCAGATCAAGTTTGGCGATGGGTGGATTGCCACTCTGAATGCTCGCTATGATTACGTTTCGACGGATCTTGACGATCGCATTCCACCGATTCCACCGATTACAAAGTCAAACTCGGCTGACAGCGAAGAAGGTGAGTTTACGTGGCGAGCGGCGCTTGCATACGAATTTGCAAACGGCCTAACCCCTTACGCCAGCTATTCAACGTCTTACAACCCGACCACGACGACGGACCCGGACGACGGTCTGCTTCCGTCTGAAACCGGAAAGCAATGGGAAATCGGTGTCAAATACGAGCCCGGCTTCATGGATGCCCTTATAACCGCCGCCTATTTTGACATAACGCGAGAAAATGTCGCGAACACCGAGTGGGATGGTAAAGTTACCCAAGCATATGCCGTGGGCGAGGTAACGTCCCGTGGCTTTGAGACTGCGATACAGGCAAATATTGCGAGTGGTTGGAAGGCCATCGGTTCGTTGACTTATCTCGACATGGAGATCACGGACGACCACAATAAAGCTCTCATCGGCAAGACGCCGATTCAGGTGCCGGATCTGACTACATCCCTGTGGTTGAATTATTCATTCCAAGACGGCACCCTGGAAGGTTTGAGCGTGGCTGCCGGTGTCCGTCACGTTGGCAAATCCTGGGCGGACGACGCCAACACCTTCAGAGTGCCTGCCGCGACGCTTGTGGACGCCGCGATCAGCTTCAAGAAGGACAACTGGGCTGTCGCGCTGAACGCGTCGAACCTCTTCGACAAGGACTACGTCGCGAGCTGCAAGGGCGCCAACGCTTGCGCCTATGGCGCAGGACGCACCTTCATGCTCAAGGCAAGTACCTCTTGGTAA